In Cloacibacterium caeni, a single window of DNA contains:
- a CDS encoding Fur family transcriptional regulator yields the protein MKDLEEKLLRRNIKPTSVRLLIFRRMSDFKKAFSLTDLETELETVNKSTIFRTLTLFHDNLLIHTIDDGSGAMKYSICSDNCMCTVGDLHVHFNCNRCKNTFCLESIAIPPIQLPDKFLLESINFVMKGMCNECSRFVKTK from the coding sequence ATGAAAGATTTAGAAGAAAAACTATTGCGCAGGAACATAAAACCAACTTCGGTTAGGCTGTTAATCTTTAGAAGAATGTCTGACTTTAAAAAGGCTTTCAGCCTGACTGATTTGGAAACCGAACTGGAAACGGTCAATAAATCGACCATATTCAGGACGTTGACCCTCTTTCACGATAACCTACTCATTCATACTATTGATGATGGCTCCGGCGCAATGAAGTATTCTATTTGCAGCGATAACTGTATGTGCACCGTTGGCGACTTGCACGTGCACTTTAACTGTAACCGATGCAAGAATACCTTCTGCCTCGAAAGTATTGCCATTCCGCCTATCCAGTTGCCCGACAAATTTTTGTTGGAGAGTATCAATTTTGTAATGAAAGGAATGTGCAACGAATGTTCGAGGTTCGTTAAAACAAAATAA
- a CDS encoding DUF2652 domain-containing protein — MIPDISGFTDFVIKSNMFVGKYITESLLKSVMDSNILCLEISEVEGDAILFYKYHNLPTFEETLMQIEQMYNDFQKECKRLALQLAIEIPLSLKIIVHYGEFTKYKIGKFEKLYGAPVVEAHKMLKNHIAEYPPYALFSNAFLEINFDQPEKATVAYDNCEDCKYLPEIGYIHYL, encoded by the coding sequence ATGATACCCGACATTTCAGGCTTTACGGATTTCGTTATCAAATCAAATATGTTTGTTGGAAAATACATAACAGAAAGCCTGCTCAAATCAGTAATGGATAGCAATATCCTTTGCCTTGAAATTTCCGAGGTTGAGGGCGATGCGATACTTTTTTACAAGTACCACAACCTGCCCACCTTTGAAGAAACATTGATGCAGATAGAACAGATGTACAACGATTTTCAAAAGGAATGCAAACGCCTCGCATTACAACTGGCAATAGAAATTCCTTTATCATTAAAGATAATTGTACACTACGGGGAATTTACCAAATACAAAATCGGGAAATTCGAGAAGCTCTACGGAGCACCAGTGGTAGAAGCCCACAAGATGCTGAAAAATCACATTGCGGAATACCCGCCATATGCGTTATTTTCTAATGCGTTTTTGGAAATCAATTTTGACCAACCCGAAAAAGCAACCGTTGCGTATGACAACTGCGAAGACTGTAAATACCTGCCCGAAATAGGTTATATCCATTACCTATAA
- a CDS encoding TolC family protein — protein MLQKRYKTVIKVFICGFVLLQGTNNLFAQQQLTLAESKELALKNNNRIGKAKEDVIATQSDKLIADVAGRPKLDASATAFYFGEPLNTMLPEYGFAPMVSVTQPIYTGGKIKYGKQMAETNIQMSNAQQRLVEDEVLLATETAYWLLVQAKEEIKLEQQVKKQLASHYTFLNNQFGAGLIYKNDVLRAKVLQNENEARLQAAENKLILAKRRLSQLIGMEAPTGIDVADTLSTGDFSKQGVLDAVDANRPEIELATNGIKMSQLTKSMLKADLKPSVGLSLNGMAAFGKEGINFGDPTKNHMLTYFGMLSVKIPVFDWGSRKEKVKQQEANIRSAEYGLKELKSQITVEIEHAMLNLQLQANNIDLMQASLIEADENLKLSNDRFKAGTITGEDVLIAETLWQRAYSNMLDAKIRYKIAEAVYHKATGQIK, from the coding sequence CGGTTTCGTTCTTTTGCAGGGAACAAACAACCTCTTTGCACAACAGCAGCTAACCCTTGCGGAAAGCAAAGAACTGGCATTAAAAAACAATAACAGAATAGGCAAAGCTAAAGAAGACGTAATTGCCACCCAATCCGACAAGCTGATTGCGGATGTGGCAGGCAGACCAAAACTGGATGCTTCGGCAACCGCCTTTTACTTTGGCGAGCCATTGAACACAATGCTGCCCGAATACGGGTTTGCACCGATGGTCAGCGTTACACAGCCGATTTACACAGGCGGTAAGATTAAGTACGGCAAGCAGATGGCAGAAACCAATATACAGATGAGCAATGCGCAACAACGATTGGTGGAAGACGAAGTATTACTGGCTACCGAAACCGCTTACTGGCTTTTAGTGCAGGCTAAGGAAGAAATCAAACTGGAACAGCAGGTTAAAAAGCAACTGGCTTCGCATTATACATTCCTGAACAACCAGTTTGGGGCAGGATTGATTTACAAAAACGATGTATTGCGGGCAAAGGTGCTCCAGAATGAAAACGAAGCCCGTTTGCAGGCTGCGGAGAATAAGCTCATCCTGGCAAAAAGAAGATTGAGCCAGTTAATCGGGATGGAAGCCCCAACAGGTATAGACGTAGCCGATACATTGAGTACGGGCGACTTTTCTAAGCAGGGTGTTTTGGATGCTGTCGATGCGAACCGACCGGAAATTGAGTTGGCAACCAATGGCATTAAAATGAGCCAGCTTACCAAAAGTATGCTCAAAGCCGACCTGAAACCATCGGTAGGCTTATCGCTCAATGGAATGGCTGCCTTTGGAAAAGAGGGTATTAACTTTGGCGACCCGACCAAAAACCATATGCTAACCTACTTTGGTATGCTAAGCGTGAAAATCCCGGTTTTTGACTGGGGTAGCAGAAAAGAAAAAGTAAAACAGCAGGAAGCTAATATACGTTCGGCTGAATACGGTTTGAAAGAACTGAAAAGCCAAATCACGGTGGAGATTGAGCACGCAATGCTTAATCTGCAATTGCAGGCGAATAACATTGATTTGATGCAGGCGTCATTAATTGAAGCCGACGAAAATTTGAAGTTGAGCAATGACCGCTTTAAAGCCGGAACCATTACCGGAGAAGATGTGCTGATAGCTGAAACGCTTTGGCAAAGAGCATACAGCAATATGTTGGATGCAAAAATACGGTACAAAATAGCCGAAGCTGTGTACCACAAAGCTACTGGGCAGATAAAATAG